The proteins below come from a single Isoptericola dokdonensis DS-3 genomic window:
- a CDS encoding enoyl-CoA hydratase-related protein encodes MPALCRVDRDGAVATVVLDRPEHRNALDLAHKEALLDALEDVARDPEVRAVVLTGSGPAFCVGQDLREHAAGLADGTWDRQRTVERHYNAIVRTLTTMPQPVVDHGGGIVTRDAHVLSGTFQVSVGDTVTGGQQIASVGGDRSIDPADAGTSTGCHLHFEVQRDGQAIDPGPFFTERGITLGS; translated from the coding sequence GTGCCCGCACTCTGCCGCGTCGACCGCGACGGCGCCGTCGCGACCGTCGTCCTGGACCGCCCCGAGCACCGCAACGCCCTCGACCTGGCGCACAAGGAGGCGCTCCTGGACGCCCTGGAGGACGTGGCGCGCGACCCGGAGGTCCGCGCCGTCGTGCTGACCGGGTCCGGGCCGGCGTTCTGCGTCGGGCAGGACCTGCGGGAGCACGCCGCCGGGCTGGCCGACGGCACGTGGGACCGGCAGCGGACCGTGGAGCGGCACTACAACGCGATCGTGCGCACCCTGACGACGATGCCTCAGCCGGTGGTCGACCACGGCGGGGGCATCGTGACCCGCGATGCGCACGTGCTGTCCGGCACCTTCCAGGTCAGCGTCGGCGACACCGTCACCGGCGGACAGCAGATCGCCTCAGTCGGTGGCGACCGCAGCATCGACCCGGCCGACGCAGGCACCTCGACCGGCTGCCACCTCCACTTCGAGGTCCAGCGCGACGGTCAGGCAATCGACCCCGGACCCTTCTTCACCGAACGTGGCATCACCCTGGGCTCCTGA
- a CDS encoding maleylpyruvate isomerase N-terminal domain-containing protein: MTTAPAVDPATGLRTDGGPDLDHLALLAALQEAFAAGTRTADPAARVPACGRWRVRNLVEHLGRIHHWAAGQARRERETPLGRGPFDLVPFYTAQAAELHGTLVALGPDADAWTLTGRGPATFWWRRQLHETLVHLHDLRAAGHGSGVAVGAQDPVGVDAEVWADGVDEVVTMFQPRQVRLDRMAPLDRTVALHATDVGRVWMLGAHDDTEPGVPATTVHAPARELDLLLWRRLSPEEAGATVTGDPDALDAALAEPIVP; encoded by the coding sequence ATGACCACCGCCCCCGCCGTCGACCCGGCGACCGGCCTGCGCACCGACGGCGGCCCGGACCTCGACCACCTCGCCCTGCTGGCGGCCCTCCAGGAAGCGTTCGCGGCGGGGACGCGGACCGCGGACCCCGCTGCCCGGGTCCCGGCGTGCGGGCGCTGGCGGGTCCGGAACCTCGTCGAGCACCTCGGGCGCATCCATCACTGGGCCGCCGGTCAGGCCCGCCGCGAGCGGGAGACGCCGCTCGGCCGCGGCCCGTTCGACCTCGTGCCGTTCTACACCGCGCAGGCCGCCGAGCTGCACGGGACGCTGGTGGCCCTCGGGCCCGACGCCGACGCCTGGACGCTGACCGGGCGCGGGCCCGCGACGTTCTGGTGGCGACGGCAGCTCCACGAGACGCTGGTGCACCTGCACGACCTGCGCGCCGCCGGCCACGGCTCCGGGGTGGCCGTCGGCGCCCAGGACCCCGTGGGCGTCGACGCCGAGGTCTGGGCCGACGGCGTCGACGAGGTCGTCACGATGTTCCAGCCCCGCCAGGTGCGGCTCGACCGCATGGCGCCGCTGGACCGCACCGTCGCGCTGCACGCGACCGACGTCGGGCGGGTCTGGATGCTCGGGGCCCACGACGACACGGAGCCGGGCGTGCCCGCCACGACCGTGCACGCCCCCGCCCGCGAGCTGGACCTGCTCCTGTGGCGGCGGCTGAGCCCCGAGGAGGCCGGCGCCACCGTCACGGGCGACCCGGACGCGCTGGACGCGGCGCTCGCCGAGCCGATCGTCCCCTGA
- the lepA gene encoding translation elongation factor 4, producing MPIPGPALSARIQPNATAPELIRNFCIIAHIDHGKSTLADRMLQLTGVVQARDARAQYLDRMDIERERGITIKSQAVRMPWAVQDDAAGDGSLTPYALNMIDTPGHVDFTYEVSRSLAACEGAVLLVDAAQGIEAQTLANLYLAMEGDLEIIPVLNKIDLPAAQPEKYAEELANLVGGDPADVLRVSGKTGEGVEVLIDRIVRDVPAPVGDPDAPARAMIFDSVYDTYRGVVTYVRAVDGNLSPRERIQMMSTKATHELLEIGVISPEPHKTNGLGVGEVGYLITGVKDVRQSKVGDTVTSAHKPATQALGGYDDPRPMVFSGLYPIDGSDYPVLRDALDKLKLNDAALNYEPETSVALGFGFRVGFLGLLHLEIVRERLEREFDLDLISTAPNVVYDVTLEDGTDVKVTNPSEFPGGKIKEVREPVVKATILTPSEFVGTVMGLCTDRRGTMHGMDYLSEDRVELRYTLPLAEIVFDFFDQLKSRTRGYASLDYEPQGDQSANLVKVDILLQGDQVDAFSAIVHKDAAYDYGVRMTAKLKELIPRQQFEVPIQAAVGARVIARETVRAMRKDVLAKCYGGDISRKRKLLEKQKEGKKRMKNIGSVEVPKEAFISALSSDESGGAGKDKDKKK from the coding sequence TTGCCCATCCCCGGACCCGCGCTCAGCGCGCGCATCCAGCCGAACGCCACGGCACCCGAGCTGATCCGCAACTTCTGCATCATCGCGCACATCGACCACGGCAAGTCCACGCTGGCCGACCGCATGCTCCAGCTCACCGGTGTGGTGCAGGCCCGGGACGCCCGCGCGCAGTACCTCGACCGCATGGACATCGAGCGCGAGCGCGGCATCACGATCAAGTCGCAGGCCGTCCGCATGCCGTGGGCGGTCCAGGACGACGCGGCGGGTGACGGCAGCCTGACGCCGTACGCGCTCAACATGATCGACACCCCGGGCCACGTCGACTTCACCTACGAGGTCTCCCGCTCGCTCGCCGCGTGCGAGGGCGCCGTGCTGCTGGTCGACGCTGCGCAGGGCATCGAGGCCCAGACCCTCGCGAACCTGTACCTGGCGATGGAGGGCGACCTGGAGATCATCCCGGTCCTCAACAAGATCGACCTCCCGGCGGCGCAGCCGGAGAAGTACGCCGAGGAGCTGGCGAACCTCGTCGGTGGCGACCCCGCCGACGTGCTGCGCGTCTCCGGCAAGACGGGCGAGGGCGTCGAGGTGCTCATCGACCGCATCGTGCGTGACGTCCCGGCGCCCGTCGGTGACCCGGACGCGCCGGCCCGCGCGATGATCTTCGACTCCGTCTACGACACCTACCGCGGCGTCGTGACGTACGTGCGCGCCGTCGACGGCAACCTGAGCCCGCGCGAGCGGATCCAGATGATGTCGACGAAGGCGACCCACGAGCTCCTGGAGATCGGCGTGATCTCCCCGGAGCCGCACAAGACGAACGGCCTGGGCGTCGGCGAGGTGGGCTACCTCATCACGGGCGTGAAGGACGTGCGCCAGTCGAAGGTCGGCGACACCGTGACGTCGGCCCACAAGCCCGCGACCCAGGCGCTCGGCGGCTACGACGACCCGCGCCCGATGGTGTTCTCGGGCCTGTACCCGATCGACGGGTCGGACTACCCGGTGCTGCGGGACGCGCTCGACAAGCTCAAGCTCAACGACGCGGCGCTCAACTACGAGCCGGAGACGTCGGTGGCGCTCGGGTTCGGGTTCCGCGTCGGCTTCCTCGGGCTGCTGCACCTGGAGATCGTGCGCGAGCGCCTGGAGCGTGAGTTCGACCTCGACCTCATCTCCACCGCGCCGAACGTCGTCTACGACGTGACGCTGGAGGACGGCACGGACGTCAAGGTGACGAACCCGTCCGAGTTCCCGGGCGGCAAGATCAAGGAGGTCCGCGAGCCGGTCGTCAAGGCCACGATCCTCACCCCCAGCGAGTTCGTGGGCACCGTGATGGGTCTGTGCACGGACCGCCGCGGCACGATGCACGGCATGGACTACCTGTCGGAGGACCGGGTCGAGCTGCGGTACACGCTGCCGCTCGCGGAGATCGTGTTCGACTTCTTCGACCAGCTCAAGTCCCGCACGCGCGGGTACGCCTCGCTCGACTACGAGCCCCAGGGTGACCAGTCGGCCAACCTCGTCAAGGTCGACATCCTGCTGCAGGGCGACCAGGTGGACGCGTTCAGCGCCATCGTGCACAAGGACGCCGCGTACGACTACGGCGTGCGGATGACGGCCAAGCTCAAGGAGCTCATCCCGCGCCAGCAGTTCGAGGTGCCGATCCAGGCCGCCGTCGGCGCCCGCGTGATCGCCCGCGAGACGGTGCGCGCGATGCGCAAGGACGTCCTGGCCAAGTGCTACGGCGGCGACATCTCCCGCAAGCGCAAGCTGCTCGAGAAGCAGAAGGAGGGCAAGAAGCGCATGAAGAACATCGGGTCGGTCGAGGTGCCGAAGGAGGCGTTCATCAGCGCGCTGTCCTCCGACGAGTCCGGTGGCGCCGGCAAGGACAAGGACAAGAAGAAGTAG
- the hemW gene encoding radical SAM family heme chaperone HemW yields the protein MPALPEGEAVPADGSLPPSVAGPRPLNRARSSGFGVYVHVPFCTVRCGYCDFNTYTASELGGGASQVEYASTALREVGLAQRVLADAGLGDRPVSTVFFGGGTPTMLPAADLARILVGVRDAWGLAPGAEVTTEANPDSVTPESLAVLAEAGFTRVSFGMQSAVPHVLATLERTHDPARIPDVVRWAREAGLDVSLDLIYGTPGESLDDWRASVETALATGVDHVSAYALVVEPGTKMFAQVRRGQVALPDEDDQAAKYELADDLLTAAGLGWYEVSNWARGPEHACRHNLAYWRGDDWWGIGPGAHSYVGAADGGSQDGEAAVAGVRWWNVKHPRRYAALLEDDRSPGAGRELLTTSEAHLERVMLGVRLAEGLDLDVLDAAGRRAVAGQVARGLLDGAAAIHGRAVLTRRGRLLADAVVRDLTA from the coding sequence GTGCCCGCACTGCCCGAGGGCGAGGCCGTCCCCGCCGACGGCTCGCTGCCCCCGTCCGTCGCCGGCCCCCGGCCGTTGAACCGCGCGCGCAGCAGCGGGTTCGGCGTGTACGTGCACGTCCCGTTCTGCACGGTGCGCTGCGGCTACTGCGACTTCAACACGTACACCGCGTCCGAGCTCGGCGGCGGGGCGTCGCAGGTGGAGTACGCCTCCACGGCGCTGCGCGAGGTCGGTCTCGCGCAGCGGGTCCTCGCGGACGCCGGGCTGGGCGACCGCCCCGTGTCGACGGTGTTCTTCGGCGGCGGCACCCCGACGATGCTGCCCGCCGCCGACCTCGCACGGATCCTGGTCGGGGTGCGCGACGCGTGGGGGCTCGCCCCCGGCGCCGAGGTCACCACGGAGGCCAACCCCGACTCGGTGACGCCGGAGTCGCTGGCCGTGCTCGCCGAGGCCGGGTTCACGCGGGTGTCGTTCGGCATGCAGTCGGCGGTGCCGCACGTGCTGGCCACCCTGGAGCGCACCCACGACCCGGCGCGCATCCCCGACGTCGTGCGCTGGGCGCGCGAGGCCGGCCTCGACGTCTCCCTCGACCTCATCTACGGCACGCCGGGGGAGTCGCTGGACGACTGGCGCGCCTCGGTCGAGACGGCGCTCGCCACGGGCGTGGACCATGTCTCGGCGTACGCGCTCGTCGTCGAGCCGGGCACGAAGATGTTCGCCCAGGTGCGCCGCGGGCAGGTCGCCCTGCCCGACGAGGACGACCAGGCCGCCAAGTACGAGCTCGCCGACGACCTGCTCACCGCCGCCGGGCTCGGCTGGTACGAGGTCTCGAACTGGGCGCGCGGGCCCGAGCACGCGTGCCGCCACAACCTCGCCTACTGGCGCGGCGACGACTGGTGGGGCATCGGGCCGGGCGCCCACTCCTACGTCGGCGCCGCCGACGGCGGGTCGCAGGACGGCGAGGCCGCCGTGGCCGGGGTGCGCTGGTGGAACGTCAAGCACCCGCGGCGCTACGCCGCGCTGCTGGAGGACGACCGGTCACCGGGTGCGGGGCGCGAGCTGCTGACGACGAGCGAGGCGCACCTCGAGCGCGTGATGCTCGGGGTGCGCCTCGCCGAGGGCCTCGACCTGGACGTCCTGGACGCCGCCGGCCGGCGTGCGGTGGCCGGTCAGGTCGCGCGCGGCCTGCTCGACGGCGCCGCGGCGATCCACGGCCGGGCCGTGCTCACGCGCCGCGGACGCCTGCTCGCCGACGCCGTCGTCCGCGACCTGACGGCCTGA
- a CDS encoding DUF4870 domain-containing protein: MSQQTPGTPEPEDPRPAGEQPDPYAQPAPGAQPDPYTQPAPGAQPDPYAQPGPQGYGQPQPPYGQQPGGQPPYGYGPATVSPSEERTWAIFAHLGGVFLSFLVPLIIWLVYRERSRYLDDQGKEALNFQITLAIGYVVSFVLMFVVIGFFTFFAVWVCSIVFAILAAVACSRQEWYRYPLTIRFIR; the protein is encoded by the coding sequence ATGTCCCAGCAGACTCCCGGCACCCCGGAGCCCGAGGACCCGCGGCCGGCCGGCGAGCAGCCGGACCCGTACGCCCAGCCGGCCCCCGGCGCCCAGCCGGACCCGTACACCCAGCCGGCCCCCGGCGCCCAGCCGGACCCGTACGCGCAGCCCGGCCCGCAGGGCTACGGCCAGCCGCAGCCGCCGTACGGCCAGCAGCCCGGCGGCCAGCCCCCGTACGGCTACGGCCCCGCGACGGTGAGCCCGTCCGAGGAGCGCACGTGGGCGATCTTCGCGCACCTCGGCGGGGTGTTCCTCAGCTTCCTGGTGCCGCTGATCATCTGGCTCGTGTACCGCGAGCGCAGCCGCTACCTCGACGACCAGGGCAAGGAGGCGCTGAACTTCCAGATCACCCTGGCGATCGGCTACGTCGTCAGCTTCGTCCTGATGTTCGTCGTGATCGGGTTCTTCACGTTCTTCGCCGTCTGGGTGTGCTCGATCGTGTTCGCCATCCTGGCGGCCGTCGCGTGCTCGCGGCAGGAGTGGTACCGCTACCCGCTGACGATCCGCTTCATCCGCTGA
- a CDS encoding DUF4870 domain-containing protein yields the protein MTQSSPAPAPAPRPLSRSDERMWAIFAHVGPLIVAALSVGLLGVLAPLVIWIALRDRSAYVADQAKEALNFQIGVLVASAVGLVLRNVLGDIPLIGWLFAAVGSVLLAVVWIAALVLAILAAVAVNRHELYRYPFTLRLVH from the coding sequence ATGACGCAGAGCTCCCCGGCCCCGGCGCCCGCGCCCCGGCCGCTGTCCCGCTCCGACGAGCGCATGTGGGCGATCTTCGCCCACGTCGGCCCGCTGATCGTCGCCGCCCTCAGCGTCGGGCTGCTCGGCGTGCTCGCACCCCTGGTGATCTGGATCGCGCTGCGCGACCGCAGCGCCTACGTGGCCGACCAGGCGAAGGAGGCGCTGAACTTCCAGATCGGCGTCCTCGTCGCGTCCGCCGTGGGCCTGGTGCTGCGCAACGTCCTCGGCGACATCCCGCTGATCGGCTGGCTCTTCGCCGCCGTCGGCTCGGTGCTGCTGGCCGTCGTGTGGATCGCCGCGCTCGTCCTGGCGATCCTCGCGGCCGTCGCCGTCAACCGGCACGAGCTCTACCGCTACCCGTTCACCCTGCGGCTGGTCCACTGA
- a CDS encoding DUF4282 domain-containing protein, producing the protein MSQNTPTPPPEPTDPSGQGQPPRQPAPSEPPAQPYREPSGVYQQPGEPHQQQPSYETYQQPVGERPVGDQPIYAAAASSAADVARNDTKGFFGALFDYSFMTYVTPKVVKIVYIIATVLIALGWLIALVAAFNYSVWSGILFLLFGWILALVYLALVRITLEFYQAIVSVSEKVNRYAQRDGMV; encoded by the coding sequence ATGAGCCAGAACACGCCGACCCCGCCGCCGGAGCCGACCGACCCGTCCGGTCAGGGGCAGCCGCCGCGACAGCCGGCGCCCTCCGAGCCTCCCGCGCAGCCGTACCGGGAGCCGAGCGGCGTCTACCAGCAGCCCGGCGAGCCGCACCAGCAGCAGCCGTCGTACGAGACCTACCAGCAGCCGGTGGGCGAGCGGCCGGTCGGCGACCAGCCGATCTACGCCGCCGCGGCGAGCTCGGCCGCCGACGTGGCGCGCAACGACACCAAGGGCTTCTTCGGCGCGCTCTTCGACTACTCGTTCATGACCTACGTGACGCCGAAGGTCGTCAAGATCGTCTACATCATCGCGACGGTCCTCATCGCGCTCGGCTGGCTGATCGCGCTGGTCGCCGCGTTCAACTACAGCGTCTGGTCCGGGATCCTGTTCCTGCTGTTCGGCTGGATCCTGGCGCTGGTCTACCTGGCGCTCGTGCGCATCACCCTGGAGTTCTACCAGGCGATCGTCTCGGTCTCGGAGAAGGTCAACCGCTACGCGCAGCGTGACGGGATGGTCTGA
- a CDS encoding DUF3097 domain-containing protein: MHDRYGSDVLSSAPGPGPSGSAHHRARPTSQPRAAEQGLVVEEVQTGWVGAVVRVEKSGGVHLVVLEDRRGRTRSFPLGPGFWVEGKPVELTAPVTSRAPAAPTRTASGSVAVHGARARVARGSRIWVEGKHDAELVEKVWGDDLRVEGVVVEMLDGVDHLAEALAEFAPTPDRRVGVLVDHLVPGSKERRIADDALRTVASGTVLVLGHPYVDVWQAVKPARVGLTAWPTIERGTEWKRGILRELGWPAASTQDVGRAWQRILGTVRDYRDLDPALLGRVEELIDFVTA, from the coding sequence GTGCACGACCGCTACGGCTCCGACGTCCTGTCCTCCGCGCCCGGCCCTGGCCCGTCCGGGTCGGCGCACCACCGGGCGCGCCCCACCTCGCAGCCGCGTGCTGCGGAGCAGGGCCTCGTCGTCGAGGAGGTGCAGACCGGCTGGGTGGGCGCCGTCGTCCGGGTCGAGAAGTCCGGGGGCGTGCACCTGGTGGTGCTGGAGGACCGGCGCGGCCGTACCCGCTCGTTCCCGCTCGGCCCCGGGTTCTGGGTCGAGGGGAAGCCGGTCGAGCTCACCGCCCCCGTGACGTCCCGAGCGCCCGCCGCACCGACGCGCACCGCCTCCGGGTCGGTGGCCGTGCACGGCGCCCGCGCCCGCGTGGCCCGCGGCTCGCGCATCTGGGTGGAGGGCAAGCACGACGCTGAGCTCGTCGAGAAGGTGTGGGGCGACGACCTGCGCGTCGAGGGGGTCGTCGTGGAGATGCTCGACGGCGTCGACCACCTGGCCGAGGCCCTCGCCGAGTTCGCGCCGACGCCCGACCGCCGCGTCGGCGTGCTCGTCGACCACCTGGTGCCCGGGTCGAAGGAGCGACGGATCGCCGACGACGCCCTGCGCACCGTCGCGTCCGGCACCGTGCTGGTGCTCGGGCACCCCTACGTCGACGTGTGGCAGGCGGTGAAGCCCGCCCGGGTGGGCCTGACGGCGTGGCCGACGATCGAGCGCGGCACCGAGTGGAAGCGCGGCATCCTGCGCGAGCTCGGCTGGCCCGCGGCCTCCACCCAGGACGTCGGCCGGGCCTGGCAGCGGATCCTGGGGACGGTGCGCGACTACCGCGACCTCGACCCGGCCCTGCTGGGCCGGGTCGAGGAGCTCATCGACTTCGTGACGGCCTGA
- a CDS encoding helix-turn-helix transcriptional regulator: MAPDPAPLVGRDAELATLRRVVDDARGGAGGTVVVSGEAGIGKTRLVAEVLASLDGDVLVARGQCADSGSGPVPYAGLEGVVRDLVDALGADDVLAAAGPAADALGAIVPGLVAQRPGVASGRGPEVLADLLSTVASGRPVVVVLEDLHWSDDATRSTLVRLARAARTSALAVVATFRSDDVGRRHPLRTTLAELDRARLAARLEVGPLGADEVAALARAVDPRGGADGVALAELVERSGGVPFYVEELACCLGDDLPLSLRDVLLVRYSQLSPEAQALCRTVAAAGQRASLDLLAAVLGEDALATAEPAVREAVDAVVLVAEADGYRFRHALLQEAVAEELLPSERRRLHTAYAEALAGLPATVPRLAEIADHWWHAHLPDRALAAAVAAQAAAGHDAASSTAVALGERALEMWDLVPDAERLTGTTHHDLLLAVAEAQHSASLLDRALALTRQALAEWPADDPAGRASTLGQVAVHTLRTGDDAGRALLDEALATAPPDDLGTLGPLLRLKARTAMLDGDHAVAVDAADRGLDAARGTGDRALEAVLLNTRGVARVDAGDLAGVDDLAASRRLAGDDWDAISRFHTNMSDQHVKLGEFERARALASAGADLARARGAGWGSLAMLEGNVAEALIGLGRWDEAAAWYERSVPLVAPSQFAVYLTERWTWLTLWRGDGERAQSMGRRYRAQWLRHDRIEMQVRARVRATLAELALERGDVDEALDLVSPALDPGRLTGAYALTVLVVAARAVAQARAQGRPVDDAPYRAALAAVSWPTRGVWATVFAAELGDAPWSAVAALDVVDGAPAHLRPYALLRDGEAHLDADDRSAARGLLTAAVEAGEEIGAGLVTTRATALLDDAGLLARRARPSAAPAEGLASLTEREVQVLDLVAQGLTNGQVAERLFISRKTASVHVSAILRKLGVTSRTEAAVLARTTGSAGSPSSEGVSVAHGPPSAP, translated from the coding sequence ATGGCACCGGACCCTGCACCGCTCGTCGGCCGTGACGCCGAGCTCGCCACGCTGCGCCGTGTGGTGGACGACGCCCGCGGCGGCGCCGGCGGCACGGTCGTCGTGTCCGGCGAGGCCGGGATCGGCAAGACGCGGCTCGTCGCGGAGGTCCTCGCGAGCCTCGACGGCGACGTCCTGGTCGCCCGTGGGCAGTGCGCCGACTCCGGTTCCGGTCCCGTCCCCTACGCCGGCCTGGAGGGCGTCGTGCGGGACCTCGTCGACGCCCTCGGCGCCGACGACGTCCTGGCGGCCGCGGGCCCGGCGGCGGACGCCCTCGGCGCGATCGTGCCGGGGCTCGTCGCCCAGCGGCCGGGCGTCGCGAGCGGTCGCGGCCCGGAGGTGCTGGCCGACCTGCTGTCCACGGTGGCCTCCGGGCGGCCGGTCGTCGTCGTGCTGGAGGACCTGCACTGGTCGGACGACGCGACCCGCTCGACCCTGGTCCGGCTGGCGCGCGCGGCCCGCACCTCGGCGCTGGCCGTCGTCGCGACGTTCCGCAGCGACGACGTCGGACGGCGGCACCCGCTGCGCACGACGCTCGCGGAGCTCGACCGGGCCCGGCTCGCCGCCCGGCTGGAGGTCGGCCCGCTGGGCGCGGACGAGGTCGCGGCGCTGGCCCGGGCCGTCGACCCGCGGGGCGGTGCGGACGGGGTCGCCCTGGCCGAGCTCGTCGAGCGCTCCGGCGGGGTCCCGTTCTACGTGGAGGAGCTCGCCTGCTGCCTCGGCGACGACCTGCCGCTGTCCTTGCGCGACGTCCTGCTGGTGCGCTACTCCCAGCTGTCGCCCGAGGCGCAGGCGCTGTGCCGCACCGTCGCCGCGGCAGGTCAGCGCGCGTCGCTGGACCTGCTCGCCGCCGTGCTCGGCGAGGACGCGCTCGCCACCGCGGAGCCCGCCGTGCGGGAGGCCGTGGACGCCGTCGTGCTCGTCGCCGAGGCCGACGGCTACCGGTTCCGGCACGCCCTGCTGCAGGAGGCGGTCGCCGAGGAGCTGCTGCCGTCCGAGCGGCGGCGGCTGCACACCGCGTACGCCGAGGCGCTGGCGGGGCTGCCCGCGACCGTGCCCCGGCTCGCCGAGATCGCCGACCACTGGTGGCACGCCCACCTGCCCGACCGCGCGCTGGCGGCCGCCGTGGCCGCCCAGGCGGCCGCGGGGCACGACGCCGCGTCGTCGACGGCGGTCGCGCTCGGCGAGCGCGCCCTCGAGATGTGGGACCTCGTGCCCGATGCCGAGCGGCTCACCGGGACGACCCACCACGACCTCCTCCTCGCGGTGGCCGAGGCGCAGCACTCCGCGAGCCTGCTGGACCGCGCCCTCGCCCTGACGCGCCAGGCCCTCGCCGAGTGGCCCGCCGACGACCCCGCCGGGCGGGCCAGCACCCTCGGGCAGGTGGCCGTGCACACGCTGCGCACCGGCGACGACGCGGGCCGCGCCCTGCTCGACGAGGCCCTCGCGACCGCACCGCCGGACGACCTCGGCACGCTGGGGCCCCTGCTGCGGCTCAAGGCCCGCACCGCGATGCTCGACGGCGACCACGCCGTCGCGGTCGACGCCGCCGACCGCGGGCTGGACGCCGCCCGGGGTACCGGCGACCGCGCGCTGGAGGCGGTGCTGCTCAACACCCGCGGGGTGGCCCGTGTCGACGCCGGAGACCTCGCCGGCGTCGACGACCTCGCCGCGTCGCGGCGGCTGGCGGGCGACGACTGGGACGCGATCAGCCGCTTCCACACCAACATGTCCGACCAGCACGTCAAGCTCGGCGAGTTCGAACGGGCACGGGCCCTCGCATCCGCGGGGGCGGACCTCGCGCGGGCCCGCGGCGCGGGCTGGGGCAGCCTCGCGATGCTCGAGGGCAACGTGGCCGAGGCCCTCATCGGGCTCGGTCGCTGGGACGAGGCAGCCGCCTGGTACGAACGGTCCGTGCCGCTCGTGGCTCCCAGCCAGTTCGCCGTCTACCTCACCGAGCGGTGGACGTGGCTCACGCTGTGGCGCGGCGACGGCGAGCGGGCCCAGTCGATGGGCCGCCGGTACCGGGCGCAGTGGCTGCGGCACGACCGCATCGAGATGCAGGTCCGGGCGCGGGTGCGCGCGACCCTGGCCGAGCTGGCCCTCGAGCGGGGCGACGTCGACGAGGCCCTGGACCTGGTCTCCCCCGCGCTCGACCCCGGCCGGTTGACCGGCGCCTACGCCCTGACGGTGCTGGTGGTCGCCGCGCGCGCGGTGGCGCAGGCCCGCGCCCAAGGCAGGCCGGTCGACGACGCCCCGTACCGGGCGGCGCTCGCGGCCGTGTCGTGGCCCACCCGCGGCGTCTGGGCGACGGTGTTCGCCGCCGAGCTGGGTGACGCGCCGTGGTCGGCGGTCGCGGCGCTCGACGTGGTGGACGGTGCGCCGGCCCACCTGCGCCCGTACGCCCTGCTGCGGGACGGTGAGGCGCACCTCGACGCCGACGACAGGTCGGCCGCGCGGGGGCTGCTGACCGCCGCCGTCGAGGCGGGCGAGGAGATCGGGGCCGGGCTCGTGACGACCCGGGCGACCGCCCTGCTCGACGACGCCGGGCTCCTCGCCCGGCGGGCCCGGCCGAGCGCCGCACCGGCCGAGGGCCTGGCGAGCCTCACCGAACGGGAGGTCCAGGTGCTCGACCTCGTCGCGCAGGGCCTGACGAACGGCCAGGTGGCCGAGCGCCTCTTCATCTCCCGCAAGACGGCGTCGGTGCACGTCTCGGCGATCCTGCGCAAGCTCGGCGTGACCAGCCGCACCGAGGCCGCCGTCCTCGCCCGCACGACGGGGTCCGCCGGGTCGCCGTCGTCGGAGGGTGTGTCGGTCGCGCACGGGCCGCCGTCCGCTCCGTAG